One genomic window of Cinclus cinclus chromosome 6, bCinCin1.1, whole genome shotgun sequence includes the following:
- the BTBD10 gene encoding BTB/POZ domain-containing protein 10 isoform X3 — protein MSLYGASGGHERSRDRRRSSDRSRDSSHERAESQLTPCIRNVTSPTRQYHSDREKDHSSSRPSSPRPQKTSPNGSVVSMGTSSRNSSQSSSDGSCKAGGEMVFVYENGKEGARNVRTSERVTLIVDNTRFVVDPSIFTAQPNTMLGRMFGSGREHNFTRPNEKGEYEVAEGIGSTVFRAILDYYKTGVIRCPDGISIPELREACDYLCISFEYSTIKCRDLSALMHELSNDGARKQFEFYLEEMILPLMVASAQSGERECHIVVLTDDDVVDWDEEYPPQMGEEYSQIIYSTKLYRFFKYIENRDVAKSVLKERGLKKIRLGIEGYPTYKEKVKKRPGGRPEVIYNYVQRPFIRMSWEKEEGKSRHVDFQCVKSKSITNLAAAAADIPQDQLVVMHPTPQVDELDILPMHPAPSSSELEAEGQNPPL, from the exons ATGAGCCTCTATGGTGCAAGTGGCGGACACGAGAGATCGAGGGACAGGCGCAGATCGAGTGACAGGTCTCGTGACTCGTCCCATGAAAGAGCAGAATCTCAGCTCACTCCATGCATCAGGAATGTCACTTCACCAACAAGGCAGTATCACTCTG ATCGTGAGAAGGATCACAGTTCATCCCGGCCCAGCAGCCCCCGGCCCCAGAAGACATCCCCCAATGGTTCAGTTGTCAGCATgggcaccagcagcaggaacagcagccagTCCAGCTCAGATGGCAGCTGCAAGGCTGGTGGGGAAATGGTTTTTGTGTATGAAAATGGCAAAGAGGGAGCTCGGAACGTCAGAACTTCCGAGCGAGTGACGCTCATCGTGGACAACACCAGATTTGTTGTAGATCCCTCCATCTTCACTGCACAACCTAACACAATGTTGGGCAG GATGTTTGGATCAGGCAGAGAACACAACTTTACACGACCCAATGAGAAAGGAGAGTATGAAGTTGCTGAAGGAATTGGCTCCACTGTGTTTCGTGCTATTCTG GATTACTACAAGACTGGGGTAATACGCTGTCCTGATGGGATATCTATTCCTGAGCTGAGAGAAGCATGTGACTATCTCTGTATCTCCTTTGAGTATAGTACTATAAAATGCAGAGATCTGA GTGCTCTCATGCACGAATTGTCAAATGATGGTGCTCGCAAGCAATTTGAGTTTTACCTGGAAGAAATGATTCTGCCATTAATGGTAGCCAGTGCCCAGAGTGGGGAGAGGGAGTGCCACATCGTTGTGCTGACAGATGATGATGTTGTTGACTGGGATGAAGAGTATCCCCCCCAAATGGGAGAGGAGTATTCGCAAA tTATTTACAGCACAAAGTTGTACAGGTTCTTCAAATACATTGAAAATAGAGATGTGGCCAAATCGGTTCTGAAGGAAAGGGGGCTCAAGAAGATCCGACTGGGCATCGAAG GTTACCCCACGTACAAGGAGAAGGTGAAGAAGCGGCCGGGCGGCAGGCCGGAGGTGATCTATAACTACGTGCAGCGGCCGTTCATCCGCATGTcctgggagaaggaggagggcaAGAGCCGGCACGTGGACTTCCAGTGCGTGAAGAGCAAATCCATCACGAACCtggcggcggcagcagcggaCATCCCGCAGGACCAGCTGGTGGTGATGCACCCCACGCCGCAGGTGGACGAGCTGGACATCCTGCCCATGCACCCGGCCCCCAGCAGCAGCGAGCTGGAGGCCGAGGGCCAGAACCCCCCGCTCTGA
- the BTBD10 gene encoding BTB/POZ domain-containing protein 10 isoform X2 has translation MAGRPHPYDSNSSDPENWDRKLHNRPRKLCKHSSTSSRVAKGIDYTKMSLYGASGGHERSRDRRRSSDRSRDSSHERAESQLTPCIRNVTSPTRQYHSDREKDHSSSRPSSPRPQKTSPNGSVVSMGTSSRNSSQSSSDGSCKAGGEMVFVYENGKEGARNVRTSERVTLIVDNTRFVVDPSIFTAQPNTMLGRMFGSGREHNFTRPNEKGEYEVAEGIGSTVFRAILDYYKTGVIRCPDGISIPELREACDYLCISFEYSTIKCRDLSALMHELSNDGARKQFEFYLEEMILPLMVASAQSGERECHIVVLTDDDVVDWDEEYPPQMGEEYSQIIYSTKLYRFFKYIENRDVAKSVLKERGLKKIRLGIEGYPTYKEKVKKRPGGRPEVIYNYVQRPFIRMSWEKEEGKSRHVDFQCVKSKSITNLAAAAADIPQDQLVVMHPTPQVDELDILPMHPAPSSSELEAEGQNPPL, from the exons cacCTCATCCCGTGTTGCTAAAGGAATAGACTACACCAAAATGAGCCTCTATGGTGCAAGTGGCGGACACGAGAGATCGAGGGACAGGCGCAGATCGAGTGACAGGTCTCGTGACTCGTCCCATGAAAGAGCAGAATCTCAGCTCACTCCATGCATCAGGAATGTCACTTCACCAACAAGGCAGTATCACTCTG ATCGTGAGAAGGATCACAGTTCATCCCGGCCCAGCAGCCCCCGGCCCCAGAAGACATCCCCCAATGGTTCAGTTGTCAGCATgggcaccagcagcaggaacagcagccagTCCAGCTCAGATGGCAGCTGCAAGGCTGGTGGGGAAATGGTTTTTGTGTATGAAAATGGCAAAGAGGGAGCTCGGAACGTCAGAACTTCCGAGCGAGTGACGCTCATCGTGGACAACACCAGATTTGTTGTAGATCCCTCCATCTTCACTGCACAACCTAACACAATGTTGGGCAG GATGTTTGGATCAGGCAGAGAACACAACTTTACACGACCCAATGAGAAAGGAGAGTATGAAGTTGCTGAAGGAATTGGCTCCACTGTGTTTCGTGCTATTCTG GATTACTACAAGACTGGGGTAATACGCTGTCCTGATGGGATATCTATTCCTGAGCTGAGAGAAGCATGTGACTATCTCTGTATCTCCTTTGAGTATAGTACTATAAAATGCAGAGATCTGA GTGCTCTCATGCACGAATTGTCAAATGATGGTGCTCGCAAGCAATTTGAGTTTTACCTGGAAGAAATGATTCTGCCATTAATGGTAGCCAGTGCCCAGAGTGGGGAGAGGGAGTGCCACATCGTTGTGCTGACAGATGATGATGTTGTTGACTGGGATGAAGAGTATCCCCCCCAAATGGGAGAGGAGTATTCGCAAA tTATTTACAGCACAAAGTTGTACAGGTTCTTCAAATACATTGAAAATAGAGATGTGGCCAAATCGGTTCTGAAGGAAAGGGGGCTCAAGAAGATCCGACTGGGCATCGAAG GTTACCCCACGTACAAGGAGAAGGTGAAGAAGCGGCCGGGCGGCAGGCCGGAGGTGATCTATAACTACGTGCAGCGGCCGTTCATCCGCATGTcctgggagaaggaggagggcaAGAGCCGGCACGTGGACTTCCAGTGCGTGAAGAGCAAATCCATCACGAACCtggcggcggcagcagcggaCATCCCGCAGGACCAGCTGGTGGTGATGCACCCCACGCCGCAGGTGGACGAGCTGGACATCCTGCCCATGCACCCGGCCCCCAGCAGCAGCGAGCTGGAGGCCGAGGGCCAGAACCCCCCGCTCTGA
- the BTBD10 gene encoding BTB/POZ domain-containing protein 10 isoform X1 — MPKDADLAFKAAFLEGTEFLCALIPKLFPCFCVSSLTDTRGSTSSRVAKGIDYTKMSLYGASGGHERSRDRRRSSDRSRDSSHERAESQLTPCIRNVTSPTRQYHSDREKDHSSSRPSSPRPQKTSPNGSVVSMGTSSRNSSQSSSDGSCKAGGEMVFVYENGKEGARNVRTSERVTLIVDNTRFVVDPSIFTAQPNTMLGRMFGSGREHNFTRPNEKGEYEVAEGIGSTVFRAILDYYKTGVIRCPDGISIPELREACDYLCISFEYSTIKCRDLSALMHELSNDGARKQFEFYLEEMILPLMVASAQSGERECHIVVLTDDDVVDWDEEYPPQMGEEYSQIIYSTKLYRFFKYIENRDVAKSVLKERGLKKIRLGIEGYPTYKEKVKKRPGGRPEVIYNYVQRPFIRMSWEKEEGKSRHVDFQCVKSKSITNLAAAAADIPQDQLVVMHPTPQVDELDILPMHPAPSSSELEAEGQNPPL, encoded by the exons cacCTCATCCCGTGTTGCTAAAGGAATAGACTACACCAAAATGAGCCTCTATGGTGCAAGTGGCGGACACGAGAGATCGAGGGACAGGCGCAGATCGAGTGACAGGTCTCGTGACTCGTCCCATGAAAGAGCAGAATCTCAGCTCACTCCATGCATCAGGAATGTCACTTCACCAACAAGGCAGTATCACTCTG ATCGTGAGAAGGATCACAGTTCATCCCGGCCCAGCAGCCCCCGGCCCCAGAAGACATCCCCCAATGGTTCAGTTGTCAGCATgggcaccagcagcaggaacagcagccagTCCAGCTCAGATGGCAGCTGCAAGGCTGGTGGGGAAATGGTTTTTGTGTATGAAAATGGCAAAGAGGGAGCTCGGAACGTCAGAACTTCCGAGCGAGTGACGCTCATCGTGGACAACACCAGATTTGTTGTAGATCCCTCCATCTTCACTGCACAACCTAACACAATGTTGGGCAG GATGTTTGGATCAGGCAGAGAACACAACTTTACACGACCCAATGAGAAAGGAGAGTATGAAGTTGCTGAAGGAATTGGCTCCACTGTGTTTCGTGCTATTCTG GATTACTACAAGACTGGGGTAATACGCTGTCCTGATGGGATATCTATTCCTGAGCTGAGAGAAGCATGTGACTATCTCTGTATCTCCTTTGAGTATAGTACTATAAAATGCAGAGATCTGA GTGCTCTCATGCACGAATTGTCAAATGATGGTGCTCGCAAGCAATTTGAGTTTTACCTGGAAGAAATGATTCTGCCATTAATGGTAGCCAGTGCCCAGAGTGGGGAGAGGGAGTGCCACATCGTTGTGCTGACAGATGATGATGTTGTTGACTGGGATGAAGAGTATCCCCCCCAAATGGGAGAGGAGTATTCGCAAA tTATTTACAGCACAAAGTTGTACAGGTTCTTCAAATACATTGAAAATAGAGATGTGGCCAAATCGGTTCTGAAGGAAAGGGGGCTCAAGAAGATCCGACTGGGCATCGAAG GTTACCCCACGTACAAGGAGAAGGTGAAGAAGCGGCCGGGCGGCAGGCCGGAGGTGATCTATAACTACGTGCAGCGGCCGTTCATCCGCATGTcctgggagaaggaggagggcaAGAGCCGGCACGTGGACTTCCAGTGCGTGAAGAGCAAATCCATCACGAACCtggcggcggcagcagcggaCATCCCGCAGGACCAGCTGGTGGTGATGCACCCCACGCCGCAGGTGGACGAGCTGGACATCCTGCCCATGCACCCGGCCCCCAGCAGCAGCGAGCTGGAGGCCGAGGGCCAGAACCCCCCGCTCTGA